In Glandiceps talaboti chromosome 4, keGlaTala1.1, whole genome shotgun sequence, a single window of DNA contains:
- the LOC144434468 gene encoding uncharacterized protein LOC144434468, translating to MSGYEISGASTLTCSAGSWDQSSPSCIEGALDEDECARKPNPCSADRDCLDRPVGYICVCQQNTFDVGGTCRASKVFKVTMKILKLKGLKATYISDYSDPQSEQHAYVTQLVKDDLDVALKPTYKTSYFGAHISSFFEGSLGTVVFTYFDQNNSVTAMEVEETLKKAHTNGVISELTVEVVSIVVEDYEDNVCERSSGNDCSLNADCINEGISFTCKCKSGSKDLSMDLENRPGRECELEDRSYILVLAITLGLLCGVLLISLMLFMIIYIRMHMKHNKSKKSKIPIYPYGVPDKSIYYSIYHGTSIDKGRDMESTHSDESEDMRINQLKKNMHNAPRPKHRPNGEKHSSPDRSRHGRPGLEESRQRLPSPDRRSNNKPFVESEDFGVGVRTANDTTSNFMMPYVATGDEAKVLYAQPKKSRLESVYKEEVYRPPHTQGGFQIPARDYEIPRAHSNFPDTNDPFSI from the exons ATGAGTGGTTACGAAATTTCAGGCGCAAGCACACTTACATGTAGTGCTGGTTCGTGGGATCAGTCATCACCGTCATGTATTG agggcgctcttgATGAGGATGAGTGTGCCAGAAAACCCAATCCGTGTAGTGCTGACCGAGACTGTCTGGACAGACCGGTTGGTTATATATGTGTTTGCCAGCAAAACACCTTTGATGTTGGAGGGACATGCCGTG CATCAAAGGTGTTCAAGGTAACAATGAAAATCTTAAAGTTAAAAGGACTAAAAGCGACATATATATCGGACTATTCTGATCCACAGTCAGAGCAACATGCATATGTAACACAACTAGTCAAAGACGAT TTGGACGTAGCACTTAAGCCAACATATAAAACGTCTTATTTCGGAGCCCACATTTCAAGCTTCTTTGAAGGTAGTTTAGGCACAGTTGTCTTTACCTACTTTGATCAGAACAATTCAGTGACTGCTATGGAAGTCGAGGAAACTCTCAAAAAAGCACATACAAATGGAGTTATATCAGAACTAACTGTTGAAGTTGTTTCGATTGTAGTAGAGG ATTATGAAGATAATGTTTGTGAGCGGTCCAGTGGGAATGACTGTTCACTTAACGCTGATTGTATAAATGAGGGTATTAGTTTTACATGCAAATGTAAATCAGGATCAAAAGATTTGTCAATGGATTTGGAGAATCGTCCTGGCAGAGAATGTGAACTAGAGG ACAGATCCTACATTTTGGTACTAGCTATAACCTTGGGTTTGTTGTGTGGTGTTCTGCTTATTTCGCTAATGCTATTCATGATCATATACATTCGTATGCACATGAAACACAACAAGTCAAAGAAGTCAAAGATACCCATCTACCCATATGGAGTACCAGACAAATCAATTTACTATTCGATATATCATGGTACCTCAATCGATAAGGGTCGTGACATGGAAAGTACACATAGCGACGAATCAGAAGACATGAGAATCAATCAGCTGAAGAAAAACATGCACAATGCACCAAGACCTAAA CACCGGCCAAATGGAGAGAAACATTCAAGTCCCGATAGAAGCAGGCATGGACGACCGGGTCTTGAGGAAAGTAGACAACGACTTCCAAGTCCTGACAGACGCTCCAACAACAAGCCGTTTGTAGAGTCAGAAGACTTTGGAGTGGGAGTTAGAACAGCAAATGACACAACTTCCAATTTCATGATGCCATACGTTGCCACTGGTGACGAAGCCAAAGTCTTGTATGCTCAACCTAAAAAG